The following coding sequences are from one Triticum dicoccoides isolate Atlit2015 ecotype Zavitan chromosome 4A, WEW_v2.0, whole genome shotgun sequence window:
- the LOC119286352 gene encoding alcohol dehydrogenase 3-like, with protein MATAGKVIKCKAAVAWEAGKPLSIEEVEVAPPQAMEVRVKILYTALCHTDVYFWEAKGQTPVFPRILGHEAGGIVESVGEGVTELVPGDHVLPVFTGECKDCAHCKSEESNLCDLLRINVDRGVMIGDGQSRFTIGGKPIFHFVGTSTFSEYTVIHVGCLAKINPEAPLDKVCVLSCGISTGLGATLNVAKPKKGSTVAIFGLGAVGLAAMEGAKMAGASRIIGVDLNPAKYEQAKKFGCTDFVNPKDHTKPVQEVLIEMTNGGVDRAVECTGHVDAMISAFECVHDGWGVAVLVGVPHKEAVFKTHPMNFLNERTLKGTFFGNYKPRTDLPEVVEMYMRKELDVEKFITHSVPFSQINTAFDLMLKGEGLRCVMRMDE; from the exons CGGCAGTGGCATGGGAGGCCGGGAAGCCGCTGTCGatcgaggaggtggaggtggcgccGCCGCAGGCCATGGAGGTGCGTGTCAAGATCCTCTACACCGCCCTCTGCCACACTGACGTCTACTTCTGGGAAGCCAAG GGGCAAACTCCGGTTTTCCCAAGGATCTTGGGCCATGAGGCTGGAGG CATTGTTGAGAGCGTCGGAGAGGGCGTGACCGAGCTTGTGCCAGGTGACCATGTTCTGCCGGTGTTCACTGGCGAGTGCAAGGATTGTGCTCACTGCAAGTCAGAGGAGAGCAACCTTTGTGACCTCCTCAGGATCAATGTCGACCGGGGCGTGATGATCGGCGATGGGCAGTCCCGTTTCACCATCGGTGGGAAACCTATATTCCACTTCGTCGGGACCTCTACCTTCAGCGAGTATACCGTGATCCATGTTGGGTGCCTAGCGAAGATCAACCCTGAGGCACCCCTCGACAAAGTTTGTGTTCTCAGCTGTGGTATCTCAACTG GTCTTGGTGCGACTCTCAATGTCGCAAAACCAAAAAAGGGTTCGACGGTGGCAATTTTCGGCCTTGGAGCTGTGGGCCTTGCT GCCATGGAAGGGGCCAAGATGGCTGGGGCATCAAGGATCATCGGTGTGGACTTGAACCCTGCAAAATACGAACAAG CCAAGAAGTTTGGCTGCACCGACTTTGTAAACCCAAAGGACCACACCAAGCCAGTGCAAGAG GTGCTTATCGAGATGACAAACGGTGGAGTCGACAGAGCCGTGGAGTGCACGGGTCACGTCGACGCCATGATATCCGCCTTCGAATGCGTTCACGAT GGGTGGGGCGTGGCGGTGCTGGTGGGCGTTCCGCACAAGGAGGCGGTGTTCAAGACCCACCCGATGAACTTCCTCAATGAGAGGACCCTGAAGGGCACCTTCTTCGGCAACTACAAACCGCGCACCGACCTCCCGGAAGTCGTGGAGATGTACATGAGGAAGGAGCTGGACGTGGAGAAGTTCATCACCCACAGCGTGCCTTTCTCGCAGATCAACACGGCGTTCGACCTCATGCTCAAGGGAGAGGGACTTCGCTGCGTCATGAGGATGGACGAGTAA